One Bacteroidales bacterium DNA segment encodes these proteins:
- a CDS encoding T9SS type A sorting domain-containing protein has protein sequence MKFIFLIPLVAFCVPVFAQWHSIESGTSGKLYEVEFINESIGFIAGTTGILKTINQGDSWNTTSQTVSTYDISFSSDLIGYCIQNNNILKTINQGDSWSVVSSFNNLSLNSVHFVSDNIGYIAAHVSGPAESYIMKTIDGGISWDIDSFPNIITLQDIQFIDTDTGFVCGYGGKVIKTYNGGASWEIVQSENFETLISIHFYNNQIGCAVGYSSYSGHEVVITSNLGIDWLRINSGGTMNNALRSVYFTSVDIGYAVGENGRIIFTTDAGNTWAVSNSGITNDLYSVFFISSDIGIAVGSDGKIIKTTNGVVNTENHIQVSKELKIFPNPYDLSTDLTISSHINIRKIRIIDELGKVVYYIDHPFSDNIVIPDKTLKNGIYFISITDNQGLQHVEKLIVK, from the coding sequence TTGTGTTCCTGTCTTTGCACAATGGCATTCTATTGAATCCGGCACCTCCGGAAAACTTTATGAGGTAGAATTCATAAATGAAAGTATTGGATTTATTGCAGGAACCACAGGTATTCTCAAAACAATTAATCAAGGAGATTCATGGAATACAACTAGTCAAACGGTAAGTACATATGACATTAGTTTCTCGTCAGATTTAATAGGGTATTGTATTCAAAACAATAATATTCTCAAAACAATTAATCAAGGAGATTCATGGAGTGTGGTAAGTTCTTTTAATAATCTTTCTTTAAATTCTGTTCATTTTGTTTCGGATAACATTGGTTATATAGCTGCTCATGTATCCGGACCGGCAGAAAGTTATATTATGAAGACAATAGATGGTGGCATTAGTTGGGATATAGATTCATTTCCTAACATCATAACTCTCCAAGACATTCAATTTATTGATACTGATACAGGATTTGTATGTGGGTATGGTGGCAAAGTTATCAAAACATATAATGGAGGAGCTTCATGGGAAATTGTCCAAAGTGAAAATTTTGAAACACTAATCTCAATCCACTTTTATAATAATCAAATTGGTTGTGCAGTCGGCTATTCAAGTTATAGTGGGCATGAAGTTGTAATAACTTCTAATTTGGGTATTGATTGGTTGAGAATTAATTCCGGCGGAACCATGAATAATGCTTTGCGTTCAGTTTATTTCACATCTGTTGACATTGGCTATGCAGTGGGTGAGAATGGTAGAATTATCTTTACAACAGATGCCGGTAACACCTGGGCTGTATCAAATTCCGGAATTACGAATGATTTATATTCGGTATTTTTCATCTCTTCTGATATCGGGATTGCCGTTGGAAGTGATGGGAAAATAATCAAAACCACGAATGGTGTTGTTAATACAGAAAATCATATACAGGTTTCAAAAGAACTCAAAATATTTCCAAATCCTTATGATTTATCAACAGATTTAACCATATCAAGTCACATCAATATAAGAAAAATCCGAATTATAGATGAATTGGGTAAAGTAGTTTACTATATTGATCATCCTTTTAGTGATAATATCGTAATACCGGATAAAACTTTGAAAAATGGAATATACTTTATTTCAATTACCGATAATCAAGGATTACAACATGTTGAAAAGTTAATTGTAAAATAG
- a CDS encoding alpha/beta hydrolase, whose amino-acid sequence MKINLSKTRIFKILLIVCLTGFTFLTFSCKEKSSVKIIDQEIMINVPESELYVRIRGNAEKPLIINLHGGPGGYSGIDIKLMGPALEDKYLIAYLDQRGCGKSLTSSDSLRLTVEQYIEDLDIVVDSLKSRYNKKSVNLMGTSWGGMYGFLYMLSHQEKVNSYACVDGKVNSYYQNQSLIDFEIKKSQEIIDTTNSASKRIELEFIIKELKRIKNSDFANFHTDVNWMKHEVPSKLGFNAYFADTSKIISFNDVLQDSALMNLMKYTKEEYAQVGEKAEIVNRAFRNNPEYNNINIEPELAKIKTPTIVIQGDQDYVVGTEHAELIYNALSSLSIENKELHILPNTGHCPAIESPEKLFDILILFFSKHTN is encoded by the coding sequence ATGAAAATTAATTTAAGTAAAACGAGAATCTTTAAAATTCTTTTGATTGTATGCCTGACAGGGTTCACATTTTTAACTTTCTCATGCAAGGAAAAATCTTCTGTAAAAATTATAGACCAGGAAATAATGATTAATGTGCCTGAATCCGAGCTTTATGTTAGAATTCGCGGAAATGCAGAGAAACCATTAATTATTAATTTACATGGGGGACCTGGCGGCTATTCCGGAATAGATATAAAATTGATGGGGCCGGCATTGGAAGATAAATACCTGATTGCATACCTTGACCAGCGAGGTTGCGGTAAATCTTTAACTAGTTCTGATTCTTTAAGACTTACCGTTGAACAATATATTGAAGATTTAGATATTGTTGTAGATAGTTTAAAGAGTCGATACAATAAGAAATCGGTTAATTTGATGGGGACATCGTGGGGAGGAATGTATGGCTTTTTATACATGCTTTCACATCAGGAAAAGGTTAATTCTTACGCTTGTGTAGATGGAAAAGTGAACAGTTATTACCAGAACCAATCACTTATAGATTTTGAAATAAAAAAATCACAGGAGATTATAGATACAACTAATTCAGCATCAAAAAGAATAGAACTGGAGTTCATTATAAAGGAATTAAAACGCATTAAAAATAGTGATTTTGCTAATTTCCATACGGATGTAAATTGGATGAAGCACGAAGTGCCATCGAAATTAGGGTTTAATGCTTACTTTGCAGACACATCAAAGATTATTTCATTCAACGATGTGCTACAGGATTCCGCATTAATGAATTTAATGAAATACACTAAAGAAGAATATGCCCAAGTTGGTGAAAAGGCAGAAATTGTGAACCGTGCATTTCGTAATAATCCTGAATATAATAACATCAATATAGAACCTGAACTTGCGAAAATTAAAACTCCAACTATTGTCATTCAAGGAGACCAAGACTATGTTGTTGGTACAGAACATGCTGAACTTATCTACAATGCGCTATCGAGTCTATCCATAGAAAATAAAGAGCTTCATATTTTGCCAAATACGGGGCATTGCCCGGCAATTGAAAGCCCTGAAAAATTATTTGATATTTTAATTTTGTTTTTCTCTAAACACACCAATTAA
- a CDS encoding lysophospholipase, with the protein MKKVLIILGIVAGIVLSLIIFGLFFYDNGYSGFNYMKPSPIPDEKRNYGTKSTIYFPAVDENKIEGWLYKSKIKNSPLIIMAPGLSSTKEDLLEPFAWKFVENGFSVLLFDYRCFGGSEGLPRHWVDIGRHAQDYESAITYAKKSLAQYCNTNKIILWGSSFSGGTVIITATRLGDEISAVIAQVPFIDTAEEQAPLSSHMWRYIPWTTLDMFRSSLNLEPIYTPIFGKPGEFAFTRSKENPTVKNYLKKDDEQSQFWSLIPEKHRGGWENKMLARIFADIDKYIPINFINKIKSPIYFVAAEKDEMTPVRYIRKAYDNVLHSQKEIKTYGCGHYEVYFGTIFKENINSQIMFLKKYVK; encoded by the coding sequence ATGAAAAAAGTTCTTATAATATTAGGAATAGTAGCAGGCATTGTTTTAAGTCTTATCATATTTGGATTATTTTTTTATGATAATGGTTATTCCGGCTTTAATTATATGAAACCATCTCCAATACCTGATGAAAAGAGAAATTATGGTACTAAAAGTACTATCTATTTTCCCGCTGTTGATGAGAACAAAATTGAAGGATGGTTATATAAATCTAAAATCAAGAATTCTCCATTAATTATAATGGCGCCTGGTCTTTCCAGCACAAAGGAAGATTTGCTGGAACCGTTTGCCTGGAAATTTGTAGAGAACGGATTTTCGGTCTTACTTTTTGATTATAGATGTTTTGGCGGATCTGAGGGTCTTCCTCGTCATTGGGTTGATATCGGAAGACATGCTCAGGATTATGAATCAGCAATAACATACGCTAAAAAATCATTAGCCCAATATTGTAATACAAATAAAATCATCTTATGGGGAAGTAGTTTTTCAGGAGGAACAGTAATTATCACCGCTACAAGGTTGGGAGATGAAATCAGTGCTGTAATAGCCCAAGTTCCATTTATTGATACTGCAGAAGAACAAGCCCCCTTGAGTTCTCATATGTGGAGGTATATTCCTTGGACGACATTAGATATGTTTAGATCATCTTTAAATTTAGAGCCAATATATACACCAATTTTTGGAAAACCCGGCGAATTTGCATTTACGAGAAGTAAAGAAAATCCTACTGTTAAAAACTATCTCAAAAAGGATGATGAACAGTCACAATTTTGGAGTTTGATTCCTGAAAAACATAGGGGTGGATGGGAAAATAAAATGTTAGCAAGAATATTTGCAGACATTGACAAGTATATTCCGATAAATTTTATCAATAAAATTAAGAGCCCCATTTATTTCGTTGCCGCAGAAAAAGATGAAATGACACCGGTAAGATACATAAGAAAAGCATATGACAATGTTCTACATTCACAAAAAGAAATAAAAACATATGGTTGCGGACATTATGAAGTCTATTTTGGTACTATATTTAAAGAAAATATTAATAGCCAAATAATGTTTCTAAAAAAATATGTTAAGTAG
- a CDS encoding class I SAM-dependent methyltransferase, giving the protein MPTMTEIYQNNSFEYDELVTHEDYLGNLHKTLHAIFNFNEKSVIELGTGTGRLTQLYIQKVKKAYCYDNSNHMLNKARINLKEYQEKLLFSVCDNNEINKIKEKADFVIEGWSFGHAVNDIDCNIFSVTDNLVENCKSLLNKNGKIIIFETLGTNTKTPTAPTKALKSFYSYLEDKHKFKRVVIDTDYRFKTADEAVRVMGFFFGEKMAESLSKLNNNIVKEFTGMWYKEF; this is encoded by the coding sequence ATGCCTACAATGACAGAAATATATCAAAACAATTCATTTGAATATGATGAACTTGTTACTCATGAAGATTATTTGGGGAATCTGCACAAAACACTTCATGCAATTTTTAATTTTAATGAAAAATCTGTGATTGAATTAGGTACAGGTACGGGTAGGTTAACTCAATTATATATTCAGAAAGTAAAGAAGGCTTATTGTTATGATAATTCTAATCATATGCTTAATAAAGCAAGAATTAATTTAAAAGAATACCAAGAGAAGTTATTATTTTCTGTTTGTGATAATAATGAAATCAATAAAATAAAAGAGAAAGCTGATTTTGTAATAGAAGGATGGAGTTTTGGCCATGCTGTTAATGATATTGACTGTAATATTTTTTCTGTAACTGATAATTTAGTTGAAAATTGCAAATCTCTTTTAAACAAGAACGGTAAAATTATCATTTTTGAAACGCTTGGTACAAATACAAAAACACCGACGGCTCCGACTAAAGCACTTAAATCATTCTATTCATATTTAGAAGATAAACATAAATTTAAACGTGTTGTAATTGATACCGATTATCGTTTTAAAACTGCAGATGAAGCTGTTAGAGTGATGGGTTTCTTTTTTGGTGAAAAGATGGCTGAAAGTCTTTCAAAATTAAATAATAATATTGTTAAGGAATTTACCGGAATGTGGTATAAAGAATTTTGA
- a CDS encoding TonB-dependent receptor — protein sequence MKSLIIISFLTVYYSFSIYCQEIEIYGKLTNKKGEALIYANVTLQGCFDGTTTDELGKFSFNTGEKGKQIIIASFMGFEPCEKEIIIKDDNINVDFVLKPIFYELEAVTITAGTFEASDEKRTVIMRSSDIGTTAGALGDITGAIETLPGVQTIGESTGLFVRGGSGTESKIIIDEMPIQNPFYSPVPDIKQRGRFDPFMFSGTVFSSGGYSALYGQALSSTLVLKSRGLADSTNTGGGLYAYGANLFHAHRWNKTSIYFRGEYNNMAPYHNIFTQITDWEKSPENLSGKLIFRHKFSKTDIFKFYCNHSSVNLAINYDNVNDVSKKSLFTLNNNNLYINSSYKKYFNDEEWSVFLGTSYSKDKDDAFWDDINMSEDEKLVQGKVIITNHTLLKATFHFGAEIQGRNIIGKNDLLTGNIDEVYFAGFLEANWYITNNLAARIGMRSEYSELLKKNNIAPRTSLSYKTGKNSQISLAYGKFYQTPENNFLYYDNILNFENATHYITNYQWMRNKRTFRIELFNKEYDNLIKNIANRDNSFNNLGTGYARGIELFYRDKKSIPNADYWISYSLLDTERDYHDFPIAATPAFAAKHKVSFIYKHWVSRINSMPGFSYLYSSGRPYFNPSRPENEFHNDYTEDYHNIDINISKMTKIFGKKTVVYASIRNVLGQEHIFGYRYLPDGSGRIPIKPSSIRSFFIGCFISTY from the coding sequence ATGAAATCATTAATTATTATTTCATTTTTAACGGTTTATTATTCCTTCTCAATTTATTGTCAGGAAATCGAAATATACGGAAAGCTTACAAATAAGAAAGGGGAAGCTTTAATTTATGCAAATGTTACATTACAAGGTTGTTTCGACGGAACAACAACAGATGAACTTGGTAAGTTTTCTTTTAATACCGGTGAAAAAGGAAAACAAATAATAATAGCCTCATTTATGGGATTCGAGCCTTGTGAAAAAGAAATTATTATTAAGGATGATAATATAAATGTTGATTTTGTTTTGAAACCAATATTTTATGAATTGGAAGCTGTAACCATCACAGCCGGAACTTTCGAAGCAAGTGACGAAAAGAGAACCGTAATTATGCGTTCGTCAGATATTGGGACAACAGCAGGAGCTTTGGGAGATATTACCGGAGCAATTGAGACTTTACCGGGGGTACAAACGATTGGCGAATCAACCGGATTATTTGTAAGAGGCGGTTCAGGAACTGAAAGCAAAATTATTATTGATGAAATGCCAATACAAAATCCCTTTTACAGTCCGGTTCCGGATATTAAACAAAGAGGGCGTTTTGACCCGTTTATGTTTTCAGGCACTGTTTTCAGCTCCGGCGGATACTCGGCTTTATACGGTCAAGCACTTTCTTCAACACTTGTATTAAAAAGTAGAGGTTTAGCCGATTCTACAAATACCGGAGGAGGATTATATGCTTACGGAGCAAATTTGTTTCATGCTCATCGTTGGAATAAAACTTCAATTTATTTTAGAGGAGAATATAATAACATGGCTCCGTATCATAACATTTTCACACAAATAACTGACTGGGAAAAATCACCTGAAAATCTAAGCGGAAAATTAATATTCCGACATAAATTTTCAAAAACAGATATTTTTAAATTTTACTGTAATCATTCTTCCGTTAATTTGGCAATTAATTATGATAATGTTAATGATGTGAGTAAGAAGAGTTTATTTACATTGAACAATAACAATCTATATATAAATTCGTCATACAAAAAATATTTTAATGATGAAGAGTGGTCCGTATTTTTAGGAACATCATATTCAAAGGATAAAGATGATGCTTTTTGGGATGATATTAATATGTCAGAGGATGAGAAATTAGTTCAGGGGAAAGTGATTATTACTAATCACACATTATTAAAAGCAACATTTCATTTTGGTGCAGAAATTCAAGGCCGTAACATAATTGGAAAAAATGACCTGTTAACAGGAAATATAGATGAAGTATATTTTGCCGGATTCTTAGAAGCAAATTGGTACATAACTAATAATCTTGCTGCACGAATAGGCATGAGGAGCGAATACTCAGAGCTTCTGAAGAAAAATAATATTGCTCCGCGAACTTCATTATCATATAAAACCGGGAAGAATAGTCAAATATCACTTGCGTACGGAAAATTCTATCAAACTCCTGAAAATAATTTTTTATACTATGATAACATTTTGAATTTCGAAAATGCAACTCATTATATTACCAATTACCAATGGATGAGAAACAAAAGGACATTCAGAATTGAATTATTCAATAAAGAATATGATAATTTAATAAAGAACATTGCTAACCGGGACAATAGTTTTAATAATTTAGGAACAGGTTATGCAAGGGGAATAGAATTATTCTATAGAGATAAGAAATCTATTCCTAATGCTGATTATTGGATATCTTATTCATTACTTGATACCGAAAGAGATTATCATGATTTTCCAATTGCTGCCACTCCTGCTTTTGCAGCAAAACATAAAGTATCTTTTATTTATAAACACTGGGTAAGCAGAATAAATTCAATGCCGGGCTTTAGTTATTTATATTCTTCCGGCAGGCCGTATTTTAATCCGAGCAGGCCGGAAAACGAATTTCATAACGACTATACAGAAGATTATCATAATATAGATATCAATATTAGTAAAATGACAAAAATATTTGGCAAAAAAACAGTTGTTTATGCTTCAATACGAAATGTACTCGGACAGGAACATATATTTGGATACCGTTATCTTCCTGACGGTTCGGGAAGAATACCGATAAAACCTTCAAGCATACGTTCATTTTTTATCGGATGTTTTATTTCTACTTATTAA
- a CDS encoding T9SS type A sorting domain-containing protein, with translation MKTITILIQNKIIKSKVFFIVGKMRLFKLSVNKKIDLPLWVMATLFAMLLFNISAKAQAPDTLWTKTYGGISHDEGKSVQQTTDGGYIIAGYSSSFGAGGGDVYLIKTDRNGDTLWTKTYGGSGADYGQFVRQTTDGGYIVVGGTYSFGVGDGDVYLIKTDDYGDTLWTKTFGGLHWDYGYSVQEISDGGYILVGETNSFGDGTSEIYLIKTNTVGDSLWSKTYASPQWVSGYSVRETNDGAYIIVGGESGYGDIYLIKVSTDGDMLWTKTYGGAYGDVGYCVQQTSDNGYIIAGRSSSYSSGDYDIYLLKTDINGDSLWAKTFIHNYSGDAGYSVQQTFSGGYLIAGCTGSNATLIKTDDIGNSIWTKTISGDFNRAYFAEQCSDGGYIVTGLADTSGIGKADVYLIRIASDETGIVEKDETKLLIYNLKNYPNPFNPETVISYRLPENAFVELIIYNTQGQRIKTLVNKKQKAGEYSVKFDGRGLANGVYSYKLKVGKQIDTKKMLYLR, from the coding sequence ATGAAAACAATTACAATTTTAATACAGAATAAGATTATCAAAAGCAAAGTATTTTTCATAGTGGGCAAAATGCGCTTATTTAAATTATCCGTTAACAAGAAGATCGATTTGCCATTGTGGGTGATGGCTACGCTATTTGCAATGTTGCTGTTTAATATATCAGCAAAGGCGCAGGCGCCTGATACCCTCTGGACAAAGACCTATGGCGGTATAAGTCACGATGAAGGAAAATCAGTTCAACAGACTACAGACGGAGGCTATATCATTGCCGGGTATTCATCTTCATTTGGTGCCGGCGGCGGTGACGTTTATTTAATAAAAACAGACCGGAATGGCGACACCTTGTGGACAAAAACCTATGGCGGTTCCGGTGCAGATTACGGACAATTCGTTCGTCAGACTACCGATGGCGGCTATATTGTTGTTGGAGGCACCTACTCATTTGGTGTGGGTGACGGCGATGTTTATTTAATAAAAACAGACGATTACGGCGATACTTTATGGACAAAAACTTTTGGCGGCTTGCATTGGGATTATGGCTATTCTGTTCAGGAAATTTCCGATGGCGGTTATATATTAGTCGGAGAAACAAATTCGTTTGGCGATGGCACTAGTGAAATTTATCTTATCAAGACAAATACGGTCGGAGATAGTTTATGGAGCAAGACTTATGCTTCTCCCCAATGGGTTTCAGGTTATTCCGTCCGGGAAACGAATGATGGAGCATACATCATTGTTGGTGGAGAGTCGGGTTATGGCGATATCTATTTAATAAAAGTCAGTACCGATGGCGATATGCTCTGGACTAAAACCTATGGAGGGGCCTATGGAGATGTAGGCTATTGTGTTCAGCAGACGTCTGATAACGGATACATCATTGCAGGTAGGAGTAGCTCGTACAGCTCGGGTGATTATGATATATATTTATTGAAAACAGATATAAATGGCGATAGTCTATGGGCAAAGACGTTCATACATAACTACAGCGGTGATGCGGGATATTCGGTTCAACAGACTTTCAGCGGAGGATACCTTATCGCAGGGTGTACTGGCTCTAACGCTACTCTTATTAAAACAGACGACATTGGTAATTCAATCTGGACAAAGACGATCAGCGGAGATTTTAACAGAGCCTATTTCGCGGAGCAGTGCTCTGACGGAGGATATATTGTTACAGGTTTAGCTGACACTTCAGGTATAGGTAAAGCGGATGTTTACTTGATTCGTATCGCTTCCGATGAAACCGGAATTGTTGAAAAGGATGAAACTAAGCTTCTCATATACAATTTAAAGAACTACCCTAATCCCTTTAACCCTGAGACAGTGATCAGCTACCGCTTACCGGAGAACGCTTTCGTTGAATTAATTATTTACAATACGCAGGGACAAAGAATAAAAACATTAGTAAACAAAAAACAGAAAGCGGGAGAATACAGTGTAAAGTTTGACGGGCGCGGGCTGGCAAATGGTGTTTATTCCTACAAGCTAAAGGTAGGAAAGCAGATTGATACAAAGAAAATGTTGTATTTGCGATAG